The segment CTCCAAACACCCATTTTACGACCCTTCTTCCCTGCAGTATATAACATTTGAGGGGACTGACTTCAGCTCCAGAACTGGATCCTGATTACTATTAGCCAGACTTTCTCAAACTTTAAGGCACATGAGAATCACCTAAGAGAGCTAATTAAAACAGATGAgtgggccccatccccagagtttTTTGGATGGGATCAGAAAAATTACAtctctaacaagttctcaggcgATGCTACTGCTGCCCCAGAGAgcgcactttgagaaccactgttccagGACAATCAAGGCAATCCCATTCTCaacacagtgattggttcagaaaCTGGCAGACCTAAGCTATTCAGTAAGAGACATTCTCTGCCACAGGGACTGACTGAGCAATGTGCATGAGTTCCAATTCAAGCCAGAGACATGAGGAGATGTCTCTTTGCTAGAGGCGTCTGAGAAAGAAATTTCCTCACTATTATGGCAACACTCCTAGAAGCAACTCTATTCTTCCTCTGCAAAACGCTGAGCTTGAGGCAAGGAACAGCCATTTTATTACCATGAGAAAAAGCATTCTGAGGATAAAGCCATGGCACAGAGTATAAATAATGGAACCTCAGAGAAATAGAGCTGAAGACACTAAAATAAGATGACCCTTAGACCACCTTACCTATTCCAATAATGTAAGCTTATATGTGTCCTTATTGTTTAAGCCAGGTTGAGTTAGGCCCTCTATTACCTGTAGACAAAGGCATTTTGATACATAAAGAAAAgttgagggagaggaagggggaggggaaggggaaaagatagggagggagggaggcagaaagaaataaaatggcatggaagggggcgcctgggtggctcagttggttgggcgactgccttcggctcgggtcatgatcctggagtcccgggatcgagtcccacattgggctccctgctcagcggggagtctgcttctccctctgaccctcctccctctcatgctctctgtctctcatgctctctctcgcaaataaataaaaaattaaaaaaaaaaaaatggcatggaAGTTGCCTGAAGTAATGTGGTCTTAGAAGGCCTATGAGAAAGGGGCACTTAATTTAAGGCTGTAAGAATGAATATAAGTTGAGTAgacagagaataaaagagaaagttcTAGGGAGGGAAAGCAGCATATTTAACAGCCCcataagagaagggagaagagaaattataactgataccaaaaaaatacaatcataagagactactatgaacaactacACACCAACAAATGAGaccacctagaagaaatgaataaagttaAAGTCCTAGAAACATACATCTTCTAAGACTGAagcataaagaaacagaaaatctgaatagactgattactagtaaagAGACTGAATTGGTAATCTAAAACCTCCCAATAagcaaagtccaggaccagatggcttcactggtgaattctaccaaacattcaaagaaaattcAACATGTATctatctttctcaaattcttcccaaAAACTGGAGAAGAGAAtgctttcaaactcattttacaagcaTTAACCTaccaccaaaaccagacaaggacaccacaaaaaaagaaaattacaaacaacaaaatattagcaaactgaattcaacaatacatcaaaagggGTCCCCACCGTACCTCTGGCCAAGGTTTCAAAAGACCTCACCAAAATGCTATCTCAAATGGAACATGCCATGGAAACCATGATGTTCATGTTCCACAAGTTTGCTGGGGATAAAGGCTATTTACCAAAGGAGAATCTGAGAGTACTCATGGAAAAGCAGTTCCCTGGATATCTGGAAAATCAGAAAGACTCTCTGGCTGTGGACAAAATAATGAAGAACCTGGACCTGGACCAGAGCTTCTTTTCACTAATTGCTGGGCTCACCATCGCATGTAATGAGTATTTTGTAGTATacatgaagcagaagagaaagaagtaggAGGCATTGAGCAACATTCCTGCCTGATGAGAGTTCTCCCAAAGGGTCTCTTAAGGACTTTTAAGGGTCTCTTAAGGAATCTGCCCCACAGATTCTGCCTGTATAAAGGATTGACTGAACAAATCAGGATCCTCAGAAAATGTACAAGTAAAATCTAACATTtgacaagcagagaaagaaaagacagtgaAAGCTAGATaaacttttgatttttatattgcttGCATCCTCTTACcctcaataaattcttttttagttcctcaaaacagcaacaataacaacaaaacacagtattttaaaaaaggatcacacacaccacaaccaagtgggatttattccaggaatgcaaagatggtttaacatctacaaatcaaagtgatacagcacaataacaaaacaaaggataattaAGCAATTATTAATAAACTAAGAGGAAATCATTATTTCCCTATTCCAAATGTAGAAGAgtctcatttattttgatttttctatgtTACTTTAAAACCgttcatctttaaaacattttaaacattacacCTAATGATAATCAATAactacttcaaataaaaaaaacaaaggctaaaaataacatgatcatcttaatagatacagaaaaagcatttaacaaaattcaacatccatttatgataaaaacactcaacaaagtggatatagaagaaatgtacctcaacataacacAATAAAGGCCACATAGGACAAAGCCATAGTTAATATCATACTCAACTATGAATAGCTAACAGCTTTTCTTCTAAGACAAAGaaccagacaaggatgcccactcttgccactttaattcaacatagtAGTGCAAGTCCTAGCCAAATAGTTGGTATCAGCATAAAtgcacatacatcaatggaacagaacagagagcccagaaactaACACACACATGTAAGGTCAATTAATTTAGAACAAAGGAgttaagaatatacaatggggaaaggatagtctcttcaataaatggggatgggaaaattggacagccacatgaagaatgaaactggaccatcttacactatatacaaaaataactcaaaatggattaacaacctgtgagacctgaaaccataaaaccccgagaaaaaaacaaaggcaagtaAAGATCCTTGACATCATTCTTTGGTGTTGAATTTTTGGAATTGACTcccaaaacaaaggcaacaaaagcaaaattaaacaagttGGACTacgtaaaaagcttctgcacagcaaaggaaacaatcaacaaaatgaaaaagcaacctactaaattaaaaaaaaatctgcaaatcatatattaaataagaggttaatacccaaaatatataaaaaaactcaaactcaacagaaaaaaagatccaattaaaaaatgtgcaggggggcgcctgggtggctcagtcgttaagcatctgccttcggctcaggtcatgatcccagggtcctgggatcgagccccgcatcgggctccctgctccacaggaaacctgcttctccctctcccactcctcctgcttgtgttccctctctcactgtgtctctctctgtcaaataaataaataaaatctttaaaaaaaaaatgtgcagggagtgcctggatagctcagctggttaagcatccaactcttgattttggctcaggtcgtgacctcagggtcaggagattgagccccatgtggggttccacactcagcagggagtctgcttaagagtctctctctctccccctctgcccctccccctactcgcatgctctctctctctaaaataaataaatctttttaaaaaatgtgcagggaggggaacctgggtggctcaatcagttaagcgtctgccttcagctcaggtcatgatctctgggtcctgggatcgagccccatatcgggctccctgctctacagggagtctgcttctccctctgcctgttgctccccctgcttgcgctctctctctctcctcctctctctgtcaaatgattaaattaaaaaatctttttaaaaaaatgtgcagggaatccaaatagacatttttttcaaggaaagcATAAAGATgtccaacagactcatgaaagatgttcattatcaccaattatcagagaaatgcaaatcaaaaccacaatgagatatcacctcacacttgttagaatggctattatcaaaaaggcaggaaataacaagtattggagagaatgtggagaaaagggaactgtcttgcactgttgttgggaatgcaaactggtgcacaTGCTaggaaaaacagtatagaggttcctcaaaaaattaaaaatcgatctaccatataatccagcaatttcactgctgggtatttatccaaagaaaacaaaaacactaaatcaaaaagataTTCAGTtagttgcagcattatttaccacaGCCAAAATACGGAACAACttaagtgttcatcaatggatgaatggataaagatatggtatatatacacaatggaatactgtgcCATATAaacgaatgaaatcttgccatctgcaataacgtggatgggccttgagggtactatgctaagtgagataagtcagacagagaaagacaaataccgtatgatttcgtGTATATGGGGAACCTAAAATACAAAACTCATAGATACGAAGAACAGAGTGGTGGTTATCACAGGGGAAGGGGGCTAGAGGTAGATAAAaagggtgaagggagtcaaatgtatggtgatggatggtaactgtAACTAGACTTACTATGGTGATCACTTtgctatatatacaaatatcaaattatgatgatatacacatgaaactaatataatgcatTATATTAAAACCAATGCAAACTTGGaatcaattttacctcaatttaaaagTGATGGTTcttcactaaaaaataaatgcatatttttggCAATCACAGCAGCAAGTCAAATTTGGTAGAGAGCAATGTTGTAAACTATCAAATGCCCTAAagagcaataagaaaaaaagtaattcaggGCACTATTATAGAGACTGCTGTAGTCACTGCCAAAGTTTCATTACTGATATGAAATGTACAAATCAGAGACTCTGCAAAGGTTTAAGGACATACTTCTTATCAACAGCAAAGGTCTGCCATAGGCGATCAAATGCTGAActgaatataaacaaaatatcaaaacttaTGTAATAACTTgtatttttcccaaaaaaaatgagaacaaaattgaaatttttaaaaacattttaaaactacataatCTTTCAAATTCTAAGAGAAAATGATAGAACAATGTAGGTGTTAATCAAAcactagaagtctgaaattgcTGTTTTCCATATATACCTCTCACaatccagtttaattttttttttcagaaatttattcCCTAATATTACAGTAGATAGTTTTTACCTTAATCATATTCAAATGCAGGTTCTACTGACTACTAACAGCTTTAAAACATCAAGAATTATTACTACTGCTATTCCTAGGGttagtatttaccccaaacaggTTGCTTTCAGGTATGTTTGAAtgaactgaagaaaacaaaaggagcaAGAAGTTCACTAAAACTCAATTTCAGACATACATCAAACATCAGACAGGTTTCCAAAAATCAAAAGGCCCATCATTTGCTTCATGTGAGGCACAATTACTTCTACACTATTAGGAGTAACTTCACAATTCCCCTGCAATCACAAGTCTGTACTTCCAAGCCATAGTCACATGATGTCCCAGGTTCCCACTGACTGACTCACAGAGCTGGTAAAACAAACATTCACCCTAAGCACACATCAAGTTTTCAGTGTACACAGGGCAGAGGTACaaaaactgggaagaaaacaGCCGTTGACctcaggggaaggaaaggaaaaataaaataagatgaaaacagagagggagacaaccataagagatgcttaactctaggaaacatactgagggttgctggaggggaagtgggtggggggatggggtaattgggtgatgggcatcaaggagggcacttgatgttatgagcactgggtgttatatataactgatgaatcactaaattctacccctcagactaataatacactatatgttaactaaactgaatttaaagaaagaatttaaagaaataaaaaaataaaaaagcactgGGCACAATGCTATTATTACCTTGTAGCCACTGGTCCAGAGTATTATCAATAGTGCATTTTACAACAGGGAGGAACTCAGAGTTCATAAAGAGCCCACGCTTAGGGTGGTTCTGCAGCCGCTCCTGGTGGCTCCTGGAGCTGAAAAACTCTAACACCAACTTTATCTGCCAAAGTTCAGATGTCTCAGACATTTCTCTTCTTCCTAGTCTTCTCATAGCCTTGAAGAGACAAAAGGAACAGCAGTCCACTTAGTGAAAGGAAGAGTGAAATTGCTCTAATGGTCTCTTCCTCAGAGTTGTATAatagaggatttttaaaatatggctcaTATATCAATAAAGAGCAGAGGGGAATCCATTCCATGTTTTGATGTAGTCAGCCCCACAGAGGAACCCTCCACTAGGTGCAGATACATGTCCACTCTCTTCAATATGGTCCCCACATAAACAGCTTTTG is part of the Neomonachus schauinslandi chromosome 10, ASM220157v2, whole genome shotgun sequence genome and harbors:
- the LOC110587171 gene encoding protein S100-A10-like: MLSQMEHAMETMMFMFHKFAGDKGYLPKENLRVLMEKQFPGYLENQKDSLAVDKIMKNLDLDQSFFSLIAGLTIACNEYFVVYMKQKRKK